One Mercurialis annua linkage group LG3, ddMerAnnu1.2, whole genome shotgun sequence DNA window includes the following coding sequences:
- the LOC126672977 gene encoding uncharacterized protein LOC126672977 encodes MAGDITELYAKLNLTENEEIAINLEDVIDDEMEQKANLSLVGKLLTKKPYNLNHMKNALASAWRLAKGFSIKEIGDNLFVCEFQSKLDRTRILNEAPWHFDKQLILFEPLCGNLQPDEVGLDMSPFWIRIYNLPLNCRGTAAITKIGSKVGRIVEWSGDEMATWGRYSRVRVMVDVSKPIVRGTKIINPLGENCWVSFKYEKIQNFCYWCGMLDHLVADCETKPEETEVEEWPYGPVLRATPKKRVLMGERGSSKQREGTQNRREKSMGTSPEVSTVKADMVRRELRMENQGSQDEEVQSVRPAIQTKSDAERNAGTDLTKIVTQDNFVEIQVAQVVDTTQIYTDGKEGCVQHASSVKKNRKSTWTRSNSQRKSSKGTEVDSKKESSKRGIDEMQVEVSPVNCFSKKARDGLLDQFNNIEISAETVEQSRRTQ; translated from the coding sequence ATGGCTGGTGATATTACTGAGTTGTACGCAAAACTAAACCTCACAGAGAATGAGGAAATTGCCATTAACTTGGAGGATGTTATTGATGATGAGATGGAACAAAAAGCAAACCTTAGTCTTGTGGGTAAGCTTTTAACGAAAAAGCCATATAATTTGAATCATATGAAGAATGCACTAGCGAGTGCATGGAGGTTGGCGAAGGGATTCAGTATAAAGGAGATTGGTGATAACCTCTTTGTATGTGAATTCCAATCTAAATTGGATAGGACCCGAATTCTGAACGAAGCTCCCTGGCACTTTGATAAACAATTGATATTGTTCGAACCGTTATGTGGTAACTTGCAACCGGATGAGGTGGGTCTAGATATGTCCCCGTTTTGGATTCGTATCTATAATCTCCCCCTTAATTGTAGAGGTACAGCTGCTATCACAAAAATTGGGAGTAAAGTAGGTCGGATTGTGGAATGGAGTGGTGATGAGATGGCCACTTGGGGACGATATAGTCGAGTTCGTGTTATGGTTGATGTATCAAAACCCATTGTCAGAGGTACTAAAATTATAAACCCTCTGGGAGAGAACTGTTGGGTATCTTTCAAGTACGAGAAAATCCAAAACTTCTGTTATTGGTGTGGCATGCTTGATCATTTAGTGGCTGATTGTGAAACTAAACCTGAAGAGACCGAGGTGGAGGAGTGGCCGTATGGACCAGTGCTACGGGCCACACCTAAAAAGCGGGTTCTTATGGGAGAGAGGGGTAGCAGCAAACAAAGGGAGGGAACTCAGAATAGAAGGGAGAAATCCATGGGTACTTCACCGGAGGTTTCAACTGTCAAAGCAGATATGGTAAGACGAGAGCTTCGTATGGAAAATCAAGGCAGTCAGGATGAAGAAGTTCAATCTGTAAGGCCTGCTATTCAAACTAAATCTGATGCTGAGAGGAATGCAGGGACTGATTTAACAAAGATCGTAACACAGGATAACTTTGTCGAAATTCAGGTTGCTCAAGTTGTTGATACTACACAGATTTATACTGATGGGAAAGAAGGGTGTGTTCAACATGCTTCTagtgttaaaaaaaataggaaaagCACTTGGACAAGAAGCAATTCACAACGGAAGTCGAGTAAGGGTACTGAGGTGGACAGTAAGAAGGAGAGTTCAAAGAGAGGCATTGATGAAATGCAAGTGGAGGTTTCTCCGGTTAACTGTTTCTCGAAGAAAGCTCGGGATGGGTTGCTGGATCAGTTTAACAATATTGAGATATCGGCGGAGACTGTTGAGCAGTCTCGCCGGACGCAATGA
- the LOC126674104 gene encoding transcription factor JUNGBRUNNEN 1-like, giving the protein MNTKRSSNIRDDDEEEVELPGFRFHPTDEELVGFYLRRKVDKKPLCIELIKQVDIYKFDPWDLPKASSVGDREGYFFCRRGRKYRNSIRPNRVTGSGFWKATGIDKPIYSNGGQGRDCIGLKKTLVYYRGSAGKGTKTDWMMHEFRLPVNDAAIANTKTSAQEAEVWTLCRIFKRSVSHRKYTPDWRELSTKRTQPQPVIDSTNSITCSADSDQSRENYLSFAAPVFQYTEKKPVLINNHVNHEKNQILYHADPFNNNYIMQTQSMASSSNVSSPAYYGNDQFLSGDWDELRSVVEFAFDPSFL; this is encoded by the exons ATGAACACTAAAAGAAGCAGTAATATTAgggatgatgatgaagaagaagttGAACTTCCAGGGTTCCGATTCCACCCGACAGATGAAGAACTTGTAGGGTTTTATCTTCGAAGAAAAGTTGATAAGAAACCTCTTTGTATTGAGCTCATCAAACAAGTTGATATCTACAAATTTGATCCTTGGGATCTTCCAA AAGCTAGCAGTGTGGGAGACAGAGAAGGGTATTTCTTTTGCAGAAGAGGAAGAAAATACAGGAATAGCATCAGACCAAATAGAGTGACAGGATCTGGATTCTGGAAAGCAACTGGCATTGACAAGCCTATTTATTCTAATGGTGGCCAAGGCCGAGACTGCATTGGACTCAAGAAAACCCTAGTTTATTACCGTGGAAGCGCCGGAAAAGGAACCAAAACCGACTGGATGATGCATGAATTTCGCCTTCCTGTCAACGACGCGGCCATTGCCAATACTAAAACTTCTGCTCAAGAAGCG GAAGTATGGACACTTTGTAGAATATTCAAGCGAAGTGTGTCGCACAGGAAATACACACCAGATTGGCGAGAGTTATCCACCAAACGCACTCAGCCTCAACCAGTTATTGACTCAACAAACTCAATCACATGCAGTGCAGATTCTGATCAGAGCCGAGAAAATTACCTGAGTTTTGCTGCTCCGGTGTTCCAGTATACCGAGAAGAAGCCTGTGCTTATTAATAATCATGTGAATCATGAGAAGAATCAAATATTATATCATGCAGACCCATTTAATAACAATTATATCATGCAGACTCAATCGATGGCATCTTCATCAAATGTATCGAGTCCGGCTTATTATGGGAATGATCAGTTCTTGAGTGGTGACTGGGATGAGCTTAGATCAGTTGTGGAGTTTGCTTTTGATCCTTCTTTTCTGtaa